In Rubrobacter radiotolerans DSM 5868, a genomic segment contains:
- a CDS encoding PhzF family phenazine biosynthesis protein, which produces MPHLHVLRVFVGEDAEGRPVGGNPLGVFLDGAEVPAGERQATARDLGFSETVFVDDAERGEVRIFTPAVELPFAGHPLVGTAWLLREVGREPQMLRPPPGEVPVRFADGMTYVSGRPEWSPRFAHVQLGSPGEVEALDGPPEGYGAVGVWAWEDEAAGRMRVRVFVPELGVAEDEATGSHAVRLAAHLGRELVIRQGVGSVIYAEPGADGMVEIGGKVVPDDEREYGGKP; this is translated from the coding sequence ATGCCCCACCTGCACGTCCTGCGCGTCTTTGTCGGGGAGGACGCAGAGGGCCGTCCCGTCGGCGGGAACCCGCTCGGCGTCTTTCTTGACGGCGCGGAGGTCCCGGCCGGGGAGCGGCAGGCCACGGCAAGAGACCTCGGGTTCTCGGAGACGGTCTTTGTGGACGACGCGGAGCGCGGCGAGGTGAGGATCTTTACCCCCGCGGTGGAGCTTCCGTTCGCCGGGCATCCGCTTGTCGGGACGGCGTGGCTCCTGCGTGAGGTCGGGCGCGAGCCGCAGATGCTGCGGCCCCCGCCCGGGGAGGTCCCGGTGCGCTTCGCGGACGGGATGACGTACGTCTCCGGCAGACCCGAGTGGTCGCCGCGCTTCGCCCACGTGCAGCTCGGCTCGCCCGGGGAGGTAGAGGCGCTCGACGGACCACCCGAAGGATACGGAGCCGTCGGGGTGTGGGCCTGGGAAGACGAGGCAGCGGGGAGGATGAGGGTGCGAGTGTTTGTGCCGGAGCTCGGGGTCGCGGAGGACGAGGCGACCGGGTCTCACGCGGTGAGGCTCGCGGCGCACCTCGGGAGGGAGCTCGTTATCCGGCAGGGCGTAGGGTCCGTTATCTATGCGGAGCCCGGGGCGGATGGTATGGTTGAGATCGGAGGCAAGGTCGTCCCGGACGACGAGCGGGAGTATGGAGGCAAGCCGTGA
- a CDS encoding enoyl-CoA hydratase, whose protein sequence is MIEAEKSVYRDDYTNITVERDGELEAVLCVTMNRPEKRNALSLSHMRELIEVFRTVETDASVRAVILAGNGPAFCAGHDLGEMVGKDHEFYRETFDVCTELMTLVQGVAQPVIAEVHSIATAAGCQLAATCDLVVASEEARFATPGVRIGLFCSTPMVALSRAVGQKKSMEMLLTGDFVGAEEAERIGLVNRVVPKGDLRETSRQFARKVCEASPLVVGIGKEAFYRQRELPTAEAYAYTKEVMSHNATLRDAQEGMGAFLEKRRPEWTGS, encoded by the coding sequence GTGATCGAAGCCGAGAAGAGCGTCTACAGAGACGACTACACGAACATCACCGTAGAGCGCGACGGGGAGCTCGAAGCCGTCCTTTGCGTAACGATGAACCGCCCCGAGAAGCGGAACGCGCTCTCCCTTTCACACATGCGAGAGCTTATAGAGGTCTTCCGCACCGTCGAGACGGATGCGAGCGTGAGAGCGGTTATCCTCGCCGGGAACGGGCCGGCCTTCTGCGCCGGGCACGACCTCGGGGAGATGGTCGGCAAGGACCATGAGTTCTACCGGGAGACCTTCGACGTGTGCACGGAGCTTATGACGCTCGTTCAGGGCGTCGCGCAGCCCGTGATCGCCGAGGTGCACTCGATCGCGACCGCCGCCGGATGCCAGCTCGCCGCGACCTGCGACCTCGTCGTAGCCAGCGAGGAGGCGAGGTTCGCCACGCCGGGAGTGAGGATCGGGCTCTTCTGCTCCACTCCGATGGTCGCCCTCTCGCGCGCCGTCGGCCAGAAGAAGAGCATGGAGATGCTCCTCACCGGCGACTTTGTCGGGGCCGAGGAGGCCGAGAGGATCGGGCTCGTGAACCGCGTCGTCCCGAAGGGGGACCTCCGGGAGACCTCCAGACAGTTCGCCCGGAAGGTCTGCGAGGCGAGCCCGCTCGTCGTCGGGATCGGCAAGGAGGCCTTCTACCGCCAGCGCGAGCTACCGACCGCCGAGGCCTACGCCTACACAAAGGAGGTCATGTCCCACAACGCGACCCTCCGCGACGCCCAGGAGGGCATGGGCGCATTCCTGGAGAAGCGCCGTCCGGAGTGGACGGGGAGCTGA
- a CDS encoding ATP-dependent Clp protease adaptor ClpS, giving the protein MPAAAPAKPKTERRSRTEPLPPYNVVLLDDNDHSYDYVVLMLKEVFGHPPEKGFELAKEVDANGRVIVLTTNLEVAELKRDQVHAFGPDPLIPRCRGSMSAVVEPASG; this is encoded by the coding sequence ATGCCCGCGGCCGCACCGGCGAAGCCGAAGACGGAGCGCAGAAGCCGCACGGAGCCGCTGCCGCCCTACAACGTCGTGCTGCTCGACGACAACGACCACAGCTACGACTACGTCGTCCTTATGCTGAAGGAGGTCTTCGGTCACCCGCCCGAGAAGGGTTTCGAGCTAGCGAAGGAGGTGGACGCGAACGGGCGCGTGATCGTCCTCACGACGAACCTCGAAGTCGCGGAGCTCAAGCGGGATCAGGTCCACGCCTTCGGGCCGGACCCGCTCATACCGCGCTGCCGGGGCTCGATGTCGGCGGTGGTAGAGCCCGCGAGCGGCTGA
- a CDS encoding PAS domain S-box protein produces the protein MSPRLHALTSAFEHLGAAVLVTKGAPVRSPGPEIVYANAAFYRMTGYSPGEIIGRTPRILQGENTNRASLRRVREALERGEAVEAEMVNYRKDGSEFWVDMSLAPVFDKCDGKDGRGPEFWVSVQRETTRRKRAERELDALLAQYGTEMVAVLEPDGTPRYQSPAVGETLGYDHAEIVGEDYFTRVHPEDAGRLQEAIAGCLATPGESPPVEFRIRHADGTWRWFESRGNNLSDNPEVGAIVVRTRDVTDRREAEERLKETEEKYRTLVENVPGITYIEDGETAETLYDSPQIEEILGYERDTYKKDPLYFYKIMHPEDRDAALDELKTSQKDGTHSIMEYRVYAADGRLVWLRDEATVVEQGGRKNLRQGFLFDITERKRTEQQLRETEQRYRTLVEQIPAATYVQSVEHSGTLLYASPRIEDLLGYPPGSFVESALWRDLLHPDDREAVLEEGRRADRTGERFKMEYRMVHRDGRTVWILDDAVLLHDAEGEPSYWHGIMYDVTGRKRAEAELRAREERFRSLVQNASDLIAIVGRDRRTLYLSPSFERVQGYNPDEHVGKVGFEAIHPEDLADVEAAFKELLREPEKSLRVEFRLRHRDGSWLHLEAIGKNLLDDPAVGGVVVNARDVTERRRAEQALKRSEDHLKSVTSAAPIILFALDREGTITLARGRGLEALGIKDDLVGQQIFEVYREFPAVLENVRRALAGEEVARTVEIGSFFFDARYSPVRDERGEVTGVVGVATDITERQKLERELEHRAFHDPLTGLANRALCMDRIEHALERARRRNAPVALLFMDLDDFKVVNDSLGHTTGDELLVEVASRLRACVRPGDTLARLGGDEFVVLLEETDLDGAVRVTERISDALGAPFYLGEARYQRFVNVSVGITVARSPGQRAGDLLREADLAMYRAKEDGKAGYKVFDAEMGVRTLRRVELESDLRRGLENGEFELHYQPVVSLPEGRITGFEALVRWRHPERGLVSPAEFIGLMEKTGLIVPLGRWVLEEACRDLKRWQDARPERWPLEVCVNLSARQFRSPRLYSEVARTVERAGVRPETVNLEITESVAMSGATERETLKRLRELGVGLKIDDFGTGQSSLAYLKHLPVDALKICRIFAKDLARSATDREIVGAIVRLGHALGLRVIAEGVETPEQLEVFRQLGCDLAQGYLFSRPVPAADVLGLLAGNSVARSGS, from the coding sequence GTGTCCCCGCGCTTGCATGCGCTGACCTCCGCCTTCGAGCACCTCGGGGCGGCGGTGCTTGTTACGAAGGGAGCGCCGGTAAGGAGCCCGGGGCCGGAGATCGTCTACGCGAACGCCGCGTTCTACCGAATGACCGGGTACTCGCCCGGCGAGATCATCGGACGTACCCCACGCATCCTGCAGGGCGAGAACACGAACCGGGCCTCGCTGCGGCGCGTGCGGGAGGCGCTTGAGCGGGGCGAGGCCGTCGAGGCCGAGATGGTCAACTACCGCAAGGACGGCTCGGAGTTCTGGGTGGACATGAGCCTCGCGCCCGTCTTCGACAAGTGCGACGGCAAGGACGGCAGAGGGCCGGAGTTCTGGGTCTCCGTGCAGCGCGAGACCACGCGCAGGAAGCGCGCGGAGAGGGAGCTCGACGCGCTGCTCGCGCAGTACGGGACGGAGATGGTAGCGGTGCTGGAGCCCGACGGGACGCCCCGCTACCAGAGCCCGGCGGTCGGGGAGACGCTCGGCTACGACCACGCGGAGATTGTCGGGGAGGACTACTTCACGCGCGTTCACCCCGAGGATGCGGGGAGGTTGCAAGAAGCGATCGCCGGGTGCCTTGCGACCCCCGGTGAGAGCCCGCCGGTGGAGTTCAGGATACGCCACGCCGACGGCACGTGGCGCTGGTTTGAGTCCAGGGGCAACAACCTCAGCGACAACCCGGAGGTCGGGGCCATTGTCGTGAGGACCCGCGACGTGACGGACCGCCGGGAGGCCGAGGAGCGCCTGAAGGAGACCGAGGAGAAGTACCGGACGCTTGTAGAGAACGTCCCCGGCATCACGTATATCGAGGACGGCGAGACCGCCGAGACGCTCTACGACAGCCCGCAGATAGAGGAGATCCTCGGCTACGAGAGGGACACCTACAAAAAGGACCCGCTGTACTTCTACAAGATCATGCACCCCGAAGACCGGGACGCGGCGCTTGACGAGTTAAAGACGTCGCAGAAGGACGGGACGCACTCGATCATGGAGTACCGGGTCTACGCCGCCGACGGGCGGCTCGTCTGGCTTCGGGACGAGGCGACGGTCGTCGAGCAGGGCGGACGGAAGAACCTCAGGCAGGGCTTTCTCTTCGACATCACCGAGCGCAAGCGCACCGAGCAGCAGCTCAGGGAGACCGAGCAGAGGTACCGCACGCTCGTGGAGCAGATCCCGGCCGCGACCTACGTCCAGTCCGTCGAGCACAGCGGGACGCTCCTGTACGCGAGCCCCCGGATAGAGGACCTGCTCGGCTACCCGCCCGGGAGCTTTGTCGAGAGCGCGCTCTGGCGGGACCTGCTGCATCCGGACGACCGGGAAGCGGTGCTCGAAGAGGGCCGCCGCGCCGACCGGACCGGCGAGCGCTTCAAGATGGAGTACCGGATGGTCCACCGGGACGGGCGGACGGTGTGGATCCTCGACGACGCCGTGCTCCTGCACGACGCCGAGGGCGAGCCCTCCTACTGGCACGGCATCATGTACGACGTCACGGGACGCAAGCGCGCCGAGGCCGAGCTTCGGGCCCGGGAGGAGCGGTTTCGCTCGCTCGTTCAGAACGCCTCGGACCTTATCGCGATCGTCGGTCGCGACAGGCGGACGCTCTACCTGAGCCCCTCCTTCGAGCGGGTGCAGGGCTACAACCCGGACGAGCACGTCGGGAAGGTCGGTTTCGAGGCGATCCACCCGGAGGACCTCGCGGACGTCGAGGCGGCCTTCAAGGAGTTGCTCCGGGAGCCGGAGAAGTCCCTGCGCGTAGAGTTCCGGCTCCGCCACCGGGACGGCTCGTGGCTTCACCTGGAGGCCATAGGCAAGAACCTGCTCGACGATCCGGCCGTCGGCGGCGTCGTCGTAAACGCCCGCGACGTCACGGAGCGCCGGCGCGCAGAGCAGGCCCTCAAGAGAAGCGAGGACCACCTCAAGAGCGTTACCTCCGCGGCCCCGATCATCCTCTTCGCCCTCGACCGGGAGGGGACAATCACGCTCGCCCGGGGTCGGGGACTGGAAGCTCTCGGGATCAAAGACGACCTTGTGGGACAGCAGATCTTCGAGGTCTACCGGGAGTTTCCGGCCGTCCTTGAGAACGTCCGGCGAGCGCTTGCGGGGGAGGAGGTCGCCCGGACGGTCGAGATCGGGAGCTTCTTCTTCGATGCGCGCTACTCGCCGGTGCGCGACGAGCGCGGCGAGGTGACGGGGGTTGTCGGGGTTGCAACGGACATCACCGAGCGTCAGAAGCTGGAGCGGGAGCTGGAGCACCGGGCCTTCCACGATCCGCTTACGGGGCTTGCGAACCGCGCCCTGTGCATGGACCGCATAGAGCACGCCCTTGAGCGGGCGCGCCGCCGGAACGCTCCGGTCGCCCTTCTCTTTATGGACCTCGACGACTTCAAGGTCGTCAACGACTCGCTCGGACACACGACGGGCGACGAGTTGCTCGTCGAGGTCGCAAGCCGCCTCAGGGCCTGCGTCAGGCCCGGTGATACGCTCGCCCGGCTCGGCGGCGACGAGTTCGTCGTGCTACTGGAGGAGACCGACCTCGACGGCGCGGTGAGGGTGACCGAGCGGATCTCGGACGCTCTGGGCGCTCCGTTCTACCTCGGGGAGGCGCGCTACCAGCGGTTCGTGAACGTCTCGGTCGGGATAACGGTTGCGCGTTCCCCCGGGCAGCGCGCCGGGGACCTCCTGCGGGAGGCGGACCTTGCGATGTACCGGGCGAAGGAGGACGGCAAGGCGGGCTACAAGGTCTTCGACGCCGAGATGGGAGTGCGAACCCTCCGGCGCGTGGAGCTTGAGAGTGACCTTCGCCGGGGACTCGAAAACGGTGAGTTCGAGCTTCACTACCAGCCGGTAGTCTCGCTCCCGGAGGGGAGGATCACGGGCTTCGAAGCTCTCGTTCGCTGGCGGCATCCGGAACGGGGACTCGTCTCACCCGCCGAGTTCATCGGGCTGATGGAGAAGACCGGCCTGATCGTCCCCCTCGGCCGGTGGGTGCTGGAGGAGGCGTGCCGGGACCTCAAGCGCTGGCAGGACGCGCGTCCCGAGAGGTGGCCTCTGGAGGTCTGCGTGAACCTCTCGGCCCGGCAGTTCCGCTCGCCCCGGCTCTACAGCGAGGTCGCCCGGACGGTCGAGAGGGCCGGGGTTCGGCCGGAGACGGTGAACCTGGAGATCACCGAGAGCGTAGCCATGAGCGGCGCGACCGAGCGCGAGACACTGAAGCGCCTCCGGGAGCTCGGGGTCGGGCTGAAGATCGACGACTTCGGCACCGGGCAGTCCTCGCTCGCCTACCTCAAGCACCTGCCGGTGGACGCGCTGAAGATATGCCGGATCTTCGCAAAGGACCTCGCCCGGAGCGCTACGGACCGGGAGATAGTCGGGGCGATCGTCCGCCTCGGACACGCGCTCGGGCTCAGGGTTATCGCGGAGGGGGTCGAGACGCCGGAGCAGCTGGAGGTCTTCCGGCAGCTCGGCTGCGACCTCGCGCAGGGCTACCTGTTCTCCCGGCCCGTCCCGGCGGCAGACGTGCTCGGGCTCCTCGCCGGGAACTCCGTTGCCCGGTCCGGGAGCTGA
- a CDS encoding PQQ-dependent sugar dehydrogenase, protein MTRTQKRGPAYVRRRGYPVRFLVLLIALLVAGCGSGGEAGPPPEAEDARTVETRAEGTTPGEPVEVRAETLVSGLELPWDVAFLPEGDALLTERDSNRLLRVTPEGEVSEVQTLDVATGNGEGGLLGVALSPEYAEDGYVYAYYTTEEDNRIARFRLGEEPEPVFTGLPSAGIHNGGRIEFGPDGMLYVGTGDAAEPDLAQDRGSPAGKILRLTPEGEVPPDNPVPGNPMYSMGHRNVQGLAWDGDGQLYASEFGQDAYDELNRIEAGENYGWPEVEGEGGEPEYTDPIGVWRPSEASPSGVAILRDGAVPQWEGDLFMTALRGERLWRVSLERGEEVGRESLLEGDYGRLRHVEQAPDGSLWILTSNGTDDRIVRLAPE, encoded by the coding sequence ATGACCCGCACGCAGAAGAGAGGCCCCGCCTACGTCCGGAGAAGGGGCTACCCGGTCCGCTTCCTCGTCCTGCTTATCGCGCTGCTCGTCGCCGGTTGCGGCTCGGGCGGCGAGGCCGGACCGCCCCCGGAGGCCGAGGACGCCCGGACGGTCGAGACCCGCGCCGAGGGGACGACCCCCGGGGAGCCCGTCGAGGTGCGGGCCGAGACGCTCGTCTCTGGGCTGGAGCTTCCATGGGACGTCGCGTTCTTGCCGGAGGGCGACGCGCTGCTAACGGAGCGGGACTCGAACCGGCTCCTGCGCGTCACGCCGGAGGGCGAGGTCTCCGAAGTGCAGACGCTCGACGTGGCGACGGGGAACGGGGAGGGGGGGCTTCTCGGGGTCGCGCTCTCGCCGGAGTACGCCGAGGACGGCTACGTCTACGCCTACTACACGACCGAGGAGGACAACAGGATCGCGCGCTTCCGGCTCGGGGAGGAGCCCGAGCCCGTCTTTACGGGACTGCCGAGCGCCGGGATACATAACGGCGGGCGTATAGAGTTCGGTCCCGACGGGATGCTCTACGTCGGGACGGGGGACGCGGCGGAGCCGGATCTCGCGCAGGACAGAGGCTCTCCGGCGGGGAAGATCCTCCGCCTCACCCCCGAGGGCGAGGTCCCGCCCGACAACCCCGTCCCCGGGAACCCGATGTACTCGATGGGTCACAGAAACGTGCAGGGCCTTGCGTGGGACGGGGACGGACAGCTCTATGCGAGCGAGTTCGGGCAGGACGCCTACGACGAGCTGAACCGCATCGAGGCCGGCGAGAACTACGGCTGGCCCGAGGTCGAGGGCGAGGGCGGCGAGCCCGAGTACACCGACCCGATCGGCGTCTGGCGCCCGAGCGAGGCCTCGCCGTCCGGAGTGGCGATCCTTCGGGACGGAGCCGTTCCGCAGTGGGAAGGCGACCTCTTCATGACCGCGCTGCGCGGCGAGCGGCTCTGGCGGGTCTCGCTGGAGCGTGGCGAGGAGGTCGGGCGGGAGTCGCTCCTCGAAGGGGACTACGGACGACTGCGCCACGTGGAGCAGGCCCCGGACGGCTCGCTCTGGATTCTCACGAGCAACGGCACGGACGACCGGATCGTCCGCCTCGCGCCCGAGTGA
- a CDS encoding M20 family metallopeptidase, translated as MSKLLQYLTERQGEMLADLEEFVVRESPSDDKERMDAFAEFLAGYAKGAGGDVEVIPVEERGNHLRITWGDHRSGEKPLLLVGHFDTVWPVGSFGKDPFRVEGGIAYGPGVFDMKGGLVQGFWAIKALHELSDFDRPVVFFCNSDEEVHSFFSRDYIEREAKAARAALVLESSNGGNVTTERKGVGVYEVEVTGREAHAGSNPFKGVSAVDEMARHVLSLHSHTDAETGTTVNVGTVRGGTRVNVIAGKAHAKVNLRIPDEREARRMDGVIRSIEPHHPEAAVEVSGGIVRPPMLRSEGVAALYGTARRVATEELGFDTLGETKSGGGSDGSFCAAVGTPTLDGLGAVGQGAHAAHEQVIVEHLPKRAALLARLMQEV; from the coding sequence ATGAGCAAGCTACTTCAGTACCTGACCGAGAGACAGGGCGAGATGCTCGCTGACCTCGAAGAGTTCGTCGTGCGCGAGTCACCCTCGGACGACAAGGAGCGCATGGACGCCTTCGCGGAGTTTCTCGCCGGGTACGCGAAGGGCGCGGGCGGGGACGTAGAGGTGATCCCGGTAGAGGAGCGCGGCAACCACCTGCGCATAACCTGGGGCGACCACAGAAGCGGCGAGAAACCCCTCCTTCTCGTCGGCCACTTCGACACCGTCTGGCCCGTCGGCTCCTTCGGGAAAGACCCTTTCCGCGTCGAAGGCGGCATCGCCTACGGCCCCGGCGTCTTCGACATGAAGGGCGGGCTCGTTCAGGGCTTCTGGGCGATAAAAGCCCTGCACGAGCTCTCCGACTTCGACCGGCCGGTCGTCTTTTTCTGCAACTCCGACGAGGAGGTCCACAGCTTCTTCAGCCGCGACTACATCGAGCGGGAGGCGAAGGCGGCGCGGGCCGCGCTCGTCCTTGAATCCTCAAACGGCGGGAACGTGACGACCGAGCGCAAGGGCGTCGGGGTCTACGAGGTCGAGGTCACGGGTCGGGAGGCGCACGCCGGGTCCAACCCGTTCAAGGGCGTGAGCGCGGTAGATGAGATGGCCCGCCACGTCCTCAGCCTTCACTCCCACACCGACGCCGAAACCGGCACTACCGTGAACGTCGGGACCGTCCGGGGCGGCACGCGGGTGAACGTTATAGCCGGCAAGGCTCACGCAAAGGTCAACCTCCGCATCCCCGACGAGCGGGAGGCCAGGCGCATGGACGGCGTCATACGCTCCATAGAACCCCATCACCCCGAGGCAGCGGTCGAGGTGAGCGGCGGGATCGTCCGCCCCCCGATGCTCCGCTCGGAAGGTGTCGCCGCGCTCTACGGGACGGCCAGAAGGGTAGCCACCGAAGAGCTCGGCTTCGACACTCTGGGCGAAACAAAGAGCGGCGGCGGCTCGGACGGCAGCTTCTGCGCCGCAGTCGGCACCCCGACCCTCGACGGGCTCGGCGCGGTAGGCCAGGGAGCCCACGCCGCCCACGAGCAGGTCATCGTGGAGCACCTCCCGAAACGCGCCGCCCTGCTCGCGCGCCTGATGCAGGAGGTTTGA
- a CDS encoding acetyl-CoA C-acyltransferase yields the protein MREAVIVGGARTAVGRAPRGTLRGSMPDDMAAAAIRAAIERSGGVEPEEIEDVILGCAIPEGTQGNNIARQSALLAGLPETVPAQTVNRFCSSGLQTIATAAERIMVGNAKTIVAGGTEHMSTTINMPLFAPNPKLLESNPAVYMGMGLTGEQVAREFKVSREDQDEFALRSHTLAQEAVNSGRFDEEIVPLDVNYEWVDENGEVQHKDVTFSRDEGPRDTSMEKLAKLPTVFQQGGTVTAGNSSQRSDGAAAVVVMDREEAERRGLTPLARFVGFAVGGVRPEVMGVGPTVAIPKVLEQTGLTLDDIDLIEFNEAFAAQALAVIREVGMDLEKTNVNGGAIALGHPMGATGTKLTVQLMSEMKRRNSRYGMVTMCIGGGMGAAGIFENLQN from the coding sequence ATGAGAGAAGCAGTTATAGTCGGCGGCGCGAGGACCGCCGTCGGGCGTGCGCCGCGCGGGACGCTCCGGGGCAGCATGCCCGACGACATGGCGGCGGCGGCCATCCGGGCCGCCATCGAGCGGTCGGGCGGGGTCGAGCCCGAGGAGATCGAGGACGTCATCCTCGGGTGCGCCATCCCCGAGGGGACGCAGGGCAACAACATCGCCCGCCAGAGCGCGCTCCTTGCGGGCCTGCCGGAGACGGTCCCGGCGCAGACGGTCAACCGGTTCTGCTCCTCGGGCCTGCAGACGATCGCCACCGCCGCCGAGCGCATAATGGTCGGCAACGCGAAGACGATCGTCGCGGGCGGCACGGAGCACATGTCCACCACGATAAACATGCCGCTCTTCGCTCCGAACCCGAAGCTCCTCGAATCGAACCCGGCGGTCTACATGGGCATGGGCCTGACCGGCGAGCAGGTCGCCCGCGAGTTCAAGGTCAGCCGTGAGGATCAGGACGAGTTCGCCCTGCGCAGCCACACCCTGGCCCAGGAGGCCGTGAACTCCGGGCGCTTCGACGAGGAGATCGTACCCCTCGACGTAAACTACGAGTGGGTGGACGAGAACGGCGAAGTCCAGCACAAGGACGTAACCTTCAGCCGCGATGAGGGACCACGCGACACCTCGATGGAGAAGCTCGCAAAGCTCCCGACCGTTTTTCAGCAGGGCGGCACCGTGACCGCCGGTAACTCGAGCCAGCGCTCCGACGGCGCGGCGGCGGTCGTCGTGATGGACCGCGAGGAGGCCGAGCGTCGCGGCCTCACGCCGCTTGCGCGCTTTGTCGGGTTCGCCGTCGGCGGGGTGAGGCCCGAGGTGATGGGCGTAGGTCCCACGGTCGCCATCCCGAAGGTCCTTGAGCAGACCGGCCTCACGCTCGACGACATAGACCTGATCGAGTTCAACGAAGCCTTCGCAGCTCAGGCGCTCGCCGTGATCCGGGAGGTCGGCATGGACCTCGAAAAGACGAACGTCAACGGCGGGGCGATCGCCCTTGGCCACCCGATGGGCGCGACCGGCACCAAGCTCACCGTCCAGCTCATGAGCGAGATGAAGCGCCGGAACAGCCGCTACGGCATGGTAACCATGTGCATCGGCGGCGGCATGGGCGCGGCAGGCATCTTCGAGAACCTGCAGAACTAG